Sequence from the Amaranthus tricolor cultivar Red isolate AtriRed21 chromosome 16, ASM2621246v1, whole genome shotgun sequence genome:
AAGGAAGTCCATATATCAATACTCTTACTAGTAGTAGTCATGAATAGTGATAAGAATGAATACCAAAAAGATAAATATCATCCAATAGTCTAACAAGCTACTAAATACTGTATTCAAGGACAATCAATTTATATAAGTGACCTAatatcatagtgcaaaaatacagtTACGGTCATCTTGGAAACCTGATATGGTCGCGATATAGTGATCCGGCTTGTAGGAAATCTACGGTGTCACTCGTATTCCTCTCTGTAGAGGACTCTCACCTTTTGAGGTTATAATTGACCGCGGTTCTCTGGCACTCTCTAATTTCTATCACCTCATCTTCCCTCCTCCAAACCCTGCTTTCGAGAAACTGAAACTAAACTATTTTTCCAGATAACTTCTAAAACATCAAAACTAGCAAAAAGACATCAGGAAAGATCAGTAATTTCACCTATCATAATCTTGGGAAACAAGGCAGAGAAACTGAGCATAATTAGAGAGCAAAAGAGTGTTATTTGGATCATGAAACAAACCCATTTGGTAAAGAAGATCAGTCCTATGATACTCCTCATAATCATCCCCTTCGATCTCAACTTTCACTGGAGAAACAAATTCAGTTTTCTTTTCCCTCAATTTATCTTCAAGATGTTTAACAAAATCTCCAAATTCAACTTCATTATCTTTAACACAACCTCCTTGTTCTATATGATTAGCTTCTTCCACCATTGAATTCCATAAACCCACCTCATTTTCCTCCATTTTTTCCATAATTTCTTTTGTGGGTACCCCTGAATTTCCTAATTCCAAACACCCAACCCCCCAATTGATTGAATTTTGCCCCAAATCTTCATCTTTTTCCCTCAATTTTTCATGGGTTTGTTCTAATGGTTTCAATGTTTCAAGTGAATGGGTAGCAAAATTTGAGGTAAGAACCATAACTTGAAGCATTAAATCAGGGGTTTTAGCAAAAACTTCTCTAAACAACCAAATAAAAGATGATGTCATTTCCCTTTGAACTTTACTTACAATCCCATCATCTAATTCTTCATCTAAAAGCATTCCTCTGCTTTTCAATGCTTGACTTTGTATTTCCTTTACAATATACAAAGTTGAACAACACAAACTATTAATGGAAGGTTGACCATCTGTCATATGTTCTTCAAGATCCAAAATCTCtctttcttcttccatttttaGAAACTTTTGCTTCATTTTAATCATTCTAAGAGAAACAGGTAATTCAATACTACTTGCTCTTTTAGCAATGCACTCACGAATCATTGCATCCCTAGCAGGCCAATCTGGGGGGTCAGGTTTGATACCTAGTAAAGAAGGTTCTAGAACATCGACCTGAGAATCAGAGTGCCTAAACGACGTCGTAGTAGTAGACATGTTTCCACGGAAACTAGGGAAATTAAGCTTATGGGTGTTTTGTTTTCGGGTGAAATCTTCAATTGGGTGATGATGAGGAAAATCATGGCCATCAAAACTTGCACTACAAGATCTACGGAGGTTTTGGTCCGTTGATTTTGATCGAGGAAGAGTTGATGAGGTGAGTAAACAAGAAGGAGAACGATGAAGACGAAGTTTCTGGAAGGTGAAGAGAGAAGATGGAGAAGCATTGTGAGGAGATGGAGgtggagaaagagaaggaggagTAGCTTGAGCAATGTTTACTCTCATTTTAATGGAGGAAATTAAAAAGCTTTTTGAGAAGATGAAGATATTGTTTGAGAAAGGAGGGAGTGATAAAAGGGGAAGGGTTTTAGTAGgtgttttttttagaaaaaaatatgaaagGATTAAGATTTTGACTCAATGGaaagaaaagataaaataaaagggGTTGATATTTGATAAGGTAGAGACTTTGGGCCCGTTAAGTCATTAAATTATctttatttaaaactaaaattttatggGACAGTCTTACTGTGAGACTCGCTTTATACGTGGGTTAAATAGTTTAATAATACAAATGATTTCTttcgttccattatacttgttatatatCACTTAATACACAATCCAAtgtgtaattttgattatttatatcttaaactattcataactaaaaattataaaaatatgatataatGAAAGTTTCTTCTGTCCAATTTAGAAGATAGTgaatgcgattagacgatttaaacaagatcTAACGTgactatatttatatttatacattATTTTCTATGTATAAAGCTTGAAAGATGAATAGTGTTATTACGTctaatgtagcgagtatttcagaacggagaaaGTAATATTTAACACTCTGCATATATGGACTTCTTGTTTAGTGGTCGTCTCACTGAAAGATGGTCTCTCATAAGAGTATGTCATTTATAATACTCTCTTGAGAATGTAATATTATCTCAGTTGAAAAATAAGCATCACTTTTTCAATTAAGGTTATAAATTTGCTTGTCAAATACTCTTTATTCCTTGACCTATCCTGTAATGAaaaaacactctattttctaatgttctttccATAGAACAAAGAAAAACTAATGAGTAATGATGAAgataatcaaaatgaatggaGGAGTAGTCTATCTAGGCAGCATCATATAATAGAGACAAGATAAAATATTCTCCATTCAAATGAATTAAcgctatttttctttttaatttctccaattgaATTTACTTACTTTATTTTTGTCATAAAATAcactattttttaattcatttacacctataatttattattttatcctaTTTACATATTTGTCTTTAGTTTTCCAGGAAATATATGCCTTTTTACATCATTaccctatttttttattttcaatttatttacaTTTGTGACTATTTTTTCTTAGAGACAGAGTGAGACTAGGAAAGGTGTAGGGAGTATCGTAAATGAATGTGCTCCTTCTGACATGTCTTCAAAACAAGAGGAAAGTATTGAATGAGTCGGCGATCGATGATGCGAAACTCTAGAATGTAGACACATACTTGTTCATTCCAATATTTATAATTGATGATCACATTAATTCACGTAATATATTGCAGTcagttgtaagtattttaaaataaaggtGTTACTTTCTTAAATACATTGTTAGGggtgaaataaaaattaataaattctaTGAAAATCCAgggcaattttaaaaattataatatttttctaataattttatatctttaaacatctaatatataccaagtaatttaaatttaagGCCCTGTACAGTCGAAACATATTGAATATGCTTAGAACCTTCCATGTAACATTATTCACTTTTTATTactttacttaattaatttttacactgtttattatttttatgatatgatattttaaatattgtaattattatatgagaaaaaatatagtcatgtgaaattttgttttattcattATATTGCTTGTTTTCAtagtatcaatttttttattttagttttagttattataactttaaatatataaatgatgtAACAAATACGTAAAAAGATGTTTGGAGGTAATTAAAAAACCGAGTAAGTAGGAGTATAGAGTATCTattttttcattgtttgatttGGGAAATTGTAATTGGTTGAGtcatcattattcatcattcatcaataaAAATTGGAGTGTTGCCACATGCTATCGCACTACTTACTCCACTTCTCCCTTTCGTGAGTCGTGACTCGTGACTCGTGAGTCGTGtcccttcctttttctttttttttttttaaatttgctcGTGATTCATTGCCTTTTTTCTTCTCTTGAAAAATCTAGGAGCATTAAGTCTTGCTAGTTGCTTTATAAACCCCTTTATACATAAATAATTGGAGCAAGTATTAGGGATGATAATGAGTTGGATTTGGCTTGAATTATtcatctttaattttaatttgaataaaatttaaattagtttatttaGTTCACCTTCACTCGGAGTTTGAATTAGTATCAAGGTGTATTCATATCGATATTATATTAATGatttaaaagtataaaatattaatagaaTAGTCTTAccaatataatttaacaaagaaaatatatcaTCCTTCAAATTCAacatagaaagaaaaaaatagtacCATAATTACAATTAAACGAAATAGTCCTTTGAATAtaactaagaaaaaaaaagactctaaagttctattaacaaacataaaaattacataaatgatCAAGTATCCAATTCTTTATGCTCAACATCATTGAATCCATCCATAGTTCTCTAAAACAAGTTTATAaggaaaataatataaacataaatgaAGTAATAAGCaaagaataaatttaaataaaataaataaacataccCATTATCATTCATCTTATAGTTTTTGTATCCTTATCTTCAAAAATTGATTTATGTTgaagagaatttttttttagtgtctagagtttaaaataataacattatcaaataaaataactatGTTATGTGTCAAATATGTACtccaatgaaaaataaataaaaaatttttgaattttatatgcCTCTAACTTTGAAGACACATTAAAACTTTGACTGTGTCAAAAGAAGCCTACCATGTTGAGGTTCAATGATTCTATCCTTAGTACTGCTAATAGCAATGGTTGTTAGAATTTTTAGTCCACTCGAGCTGAGGGTCTCGGTTGTTGTAGGCTTGTAGCCTCTTTGTCAAGCATATAATTTGTTCTCTATTATCCTTTGGTAGAGCTAGAAGTTTTCGTGAGAGAGGGCCGAACagtcaaattataattatatgaataaaattttataattttttaagacGTTAAAATAAGATgagaaacaaaaatattattattattattattattattattaataaagagAAAATGAAAAGTAACAATAGccaatgggtaaaaataaaacGTTGAATTAATGAAATATTAATGGGAAGAGTAATTAGTCAATCTTCAAAATTAGAGTAATgaaaattttcgaaaaaaattGAGGGAGGCCATGGCCCAGCTTTGTTATGCTTTTATCCTTTCTAGACTCTTATCATAGTCTTTATATAAGAAGATAcacaataaataattattggaacatttttaaaatgaaaactaTAGAATGAgttaaagaaattgaaatatTTTCAACTACTTTTGTGAATTGTAAAGACTGCAgaggtgtttggcaaattattGATAGCTGAAAGTTGATAGCTGAATGGGAGAGTTGATTTGACCATCTGATTTTATGAATAGATTTGACCAACTGAAATTTTTTAACTGGTTGTTAAATAGTGTTTGGTAAAAAATTTAGCTAGTAGCTTAGAGCTTATTAGTGTGAAAAGACATATAAAGACATTAAAAATTTGTTGTTAAGTTCATATGTATTtactataatttatattaattgagttatttaatctatattttatacaATATTTATACAATATTTTGTATGCACAGAAAAGCCTTGATTCATAGTTTGTACACAGCGATGCAAGGAAAGTGTTTTGGGCTGGTGATAATAAATAATGGGCCAAATAACCATAGAAGTTTTAGAAGCTTAAGCAGAAAGATTAAACAAATAAgccattttaacaaaaaaaaaacaaaaaaacaatgaGCTTCTGGTAaactaaattcaaaaattaacgtCTTCAGCTTAACGTTAGTtgtgtttgcagttactaaccgtgaacaaaaaaattggtcaaaaaaggtcaaaattgtttgttcgcagttaaaGCGAGACAGTGTCATAACTTTAGAAGggacaaaaaaatgaaaatcacgaaaacaattttttttgtccCTTCTAATGTTATGACATTATCTTacttttgttcgcagttattaattgcgaacaaacaattttgtcttttttgaccaatttttttgttcactGTTAATAATTGAGAACATACCTGACCTTAAGCTCGAACATGAagacaaatttttttatatttttattaacattgcttatttgttttaaattttcgcTTAAGCAATCATCTTGTAATAGGTTAGTGGGCTACGAATTCATAAAAGTCCATAGTTCATGTTATAAGTGATAGGCCcgagtgaaaatttgaaatgattaagacaaattatcaataaaatgaaccaaataagataagttttaacttattttcaaaagtaagcgtgaaattcccaaatctGTGGTTTgggactgttcgcagttagtaactgcgaacaaataaaaaaaaacacaatagttgttcgcagttactaactgcaaacaactttgacttttttttgactGCGAACAACTAGCTCCACAAATACGCACAGCAGTTTCCACCATGAACAGGTcaaactgcgaacaggtcaaaaaaaaaaaagtcaaagttgttcgcagttagtaactacgaacaactattgtgttttttttgacATGTTCGCAGTTACTGCGAACAGCCCTAAACCACAGGATTttaaatttcacgcttacttttggaaataagttgaaacttatcttatttggttcattttgttgataatttgtcttaatcatttcaaattttcggcCCGAGTGGGGCTACTGGATAGTGGAtacacataattttttttacaaaattgttATATAAGACTATTTCACTGGGACAAACGTTCTATAAgcttaattcattcaaatttacaagaaatattgatTATTGACTCTTCAGTAAGTCTTTTATGAGACGGTCTAAGTTGTACGACTGATTTAGACCCATaagtttttttactttttttgttcTGACTTACGAATTTTTAAGATATAAAAAGTCAATTTTAAGATTTATAAAACAGATTTTCAgacttaaaaaatcaatttaaaaatttttaacaccattttaaatatttaagtcATCCTAATATAAAGTTGggatgactatagttttcaaatttgacttttaagttttaGAATTGATTGtttaagtattaaaattggGCTTTTCaatcttaaaattaataataaaaaaaattagaccaGTCTAACTAAAAGAAACGACACACAAGTGTGACAGTCTTATTCAAAATTTTGTATTGATAATTTGTTTGGGGTTGTCTGACTCTCTACTCTCTACTCTCTACTCTCTACTCTCTACTAGCGAGtagttgaaaaattaaaaaaaaagtgtgtACCGGGCTCTTTTTATGTTGATCACCGAATTTACAGgggtatttttttggtttagcaGTTGTTAACTTGGGTAACAACTTATCTtctagaaatttttttaaatatataataaataaccaAATTAAATATCAGGAATTGAGCAAcgaaaatcaaatattctccCAATCAGCATTAGagtaagaaaaaaaaggaaagtttATGagttaattttgagtttttgggtttttataaACAGTTAGttttttgagagaccgtctctcaatcTCAAACCcagcccattaaaaattaatgcctatttacattattagtaatacttacttaccgtatctttaatgcctacatTCAagtaaatgtctacttacatcattattaatacctacttacaatattataaaaaaaacaaatgttttAAATATGCGTGGTGATTTTTGGGCTTTCAACCTTTTTATGTAGTAAACAAAATGTCAAGTTTTTATGTCAGATTAAGTACTTATATCCACTGGAAATTGAAATATGTAGTTAAGTATATTACTGTAACATCCCAAAAAAAAACTCGAATCATTTAGAAAGAGAATTTGACCTAATTAAGAAAACTGGGTATAACTCGAGTTAAATCAGGATGTCATAAAGGCATGataaaatcagatttttttttttttaaataaaacttgcggatcgagttctattagagTTATTACAAACTATCTAGCGATGCGAAaatcttagcagcggataagataTAAAGTCAAAAGTATAATTATTACAACTCGTGAGCGAAGTTGCCTCTTAAACATAAATCCATTCTTAAAGTTAAATAAAAGTTCATATTATAACTTTCCGTACTCTATCTGTTTTATTCTTCTAAGTGAAAAATCCTCACTCCCCAACCTACAACTTAACTCACTCCTAATTATTAACCCCAAAagggaaacaacatcatcgcaggatcgttaagatcaaaggtacacgtcagcaaaacatctcttataacattaacattatatcataaacaaaataacatCCTACCATACGTCGGTTATAATTTTTGATGCACTTTTAATAGATTTCAAAATGTTTCAATGAGCTAATCAGTCATACTGATGTACTTTCcaagccatactgctgtactttcCCTGCCATACTGTCGGATTAAACTCCAGACTTCAAaggtgagacaatacattaggggagctatcccctaagcaagtctctaccatgaCACACGCCTTATTTCgatgcctatggttaagtatgcatacccacgcggtggctcataatgcccccacatACCGCTTGTAAAGtctttccaccaattgacgtcatattacgtctactttaaagttaatgaggtcatactacctctacttgtcaagttattgaaatcatatcCTTTGATTAATGGAGTTAATCATCAGCatcatattttattcattatgctattattattaatcttttGTAACAACGAATCCGTGATGTACAAAgttttactgcgtgtacgtaccttaagaaagcaaaagcaaaagcaaattCTAAATGTACTTATCAACTTCCCATCACGAATCAACTTCCTACATGATTCAATCGTACATACGGGAATAAGCATATATTCACACTTTCTCAAACCACAATCAAAACGCACACACACATCTAACACCAAGCCACTCTTGCAATTCattcatgatcacacaacatacttcatcacaacataacatcaaataaaaatttagatttAGTATTCTTTCCAAAACAGTATGTTAACGCTGTCAAACTGaaattccgacttcaccgttgcgtccggaaggcgtcaaaactctcgggtaccaattttcataatttataatgtactatttttttaaacctattttcaAGTCAAAAGTGCCCCAAAAACACCTTTTTCCACAATTTTTCAAACCCTACGGGATTTGTCAAATttcatctaaaaaaaaaatttcaatgctATATTTTCTATCAAATCAAAATGACCAAATTTACATAATTCTCATGACCAcctttgaatttaaattcatcattcaacaataattctttttaaacaaatatttttttttaatatatgaacattcatatttatatataaacttCACAATCAACCATACACAAACGAACCATACTCTTcgcatatatgcatatctaaaaaccctaaaacaacctacatatagaaaaaaaataaatcacaaattcatacataaattttaaaccacaaattaatcataaattataagataaaaacatataataatcatagaattttaaattaaaactaaaaaataaaaataaataaaaaaatagattgaGAATTATACTCACAATCTGcaaaagaacaaaacaccaagtGATGGAGGATGATGGATTTAGGTGTGTGGCTAGGAGggatttttagagaattttctTGGAATTTTTAGAAGTGGAAGAATGCAAAGGTAAAAAGTGATTAAGGAAATTATGAGAGATTAATTATATGAGATAATTGCCTTGATCTTTCAATTACTCTAATGGGAGTTACAAACCCCACCAAAAGACCCCATAGGGCCGGCCAACCCTtgccatttcttttttttttttaattttttttttgaaaataaaagatgggttaaggaaaaagTTTGGgccaaaataattcaaattgccaaaaaaaaagattgaaatCTCATGGTCAAGcccaataataatttatataaaaataatttattactagtgaattattaaatatatcaagaTAAATATCGGGAAAAAAATATCGGGATGTTACAATTACAAATTAGGATGATCACGACGTttgttttttggaaaaaatgtCATTAGGTTGGGTAATAATagcgtaaagttaacaaaaaacttACCTTTTGTCTACCAGGTGAAAAAGTTGAAAGGTCAAAATCATcacgtaaattaaaaaaatattagtctaccacgtgaaaaagcCGAAAATTCAGAATTActtcataaaatttttaaaaaactttttattGATATAAGATATAGAATAATATGGGCATCAAATTTTGTCTTATGTAAATGAGACATCTTTGGTTACTTATATTTCGCAAAGAAGCTGTTGGGTTATTTCCTCCCACTTGGAGGAAGAGCCca
This genomic interval carries:
- the LOC130803025 gene encoding uncharacterized protein LOC130803025 isoform X1, with translation MRVNIAQATPPSLSPPPSPHNASPSSLFTFQKLRLHRSPSCLLTSSTLPRSKSTDQNLRRSCSASFDGHDFPHHHPIEDFTRKQNTHKLNFPSFRGNMSTTTTSFRHSDSQVDVLEPSLLGIKPDPPDWPARDAMIRECIAKRASSIELPVSLRMIKMKQKFLKMEEEREILDLEEHMTDGQPSINSLCCSTLYIVKEIQSQALKSRGMLLDEELDDGIVSKVQREMTSSFIWLFREVFAKTPDLMLQVMVLTSNFATHSLETLKPLEQTHEKLREKDEDLGQNSINWGVGCLELGNSGVPTKEIMEKMEENEVGLWNSMVEEANHIEQGGCVKDNEVEFGDFVKHLEDKLREKKTEFVSPVKVEIEGDDYEEYHRTDLLYQMGLFHDPNNTLLLSNYAQFLCLVSQDYDRVWRREDEVIEIRECQRTAVNYNLKRAEECFKRAIQLDSTDAEVMIQYANFLWVVRKDLWGAEERFQQAMAAEPDNSFYASKYASFLWSTGGDDTCYPLDSPTGKS
- the LOC130803025 gene encoding uncharacterized protein LOC130803025 isoform X2, whose amino-acid sequence is MRVNIAQATPPSLSPPPSPHNASPSSLFTFQKLRLHRSPSCLLTSSTLPRSKSTDQNLRRSCSASFDGHDFPHHHPIEDFTRKQNTHKLNFPSFRGNMSTTTTSFRHSDSQVDVLEPSLLGIKPDPPDWPARDAMIRECIAKRASSIELPVSLRMIKMKQKFLKMEEEREILDLEEHMTDGQPSINSLCCSTLYIVKEIQSQALKSRGMLLDEELDDGIVSKVQREMTSSFIWLFREVFAKTPDLMLQVMVLTSNFATHSLETLKPLEQTHEKLREKDEDLGQNSINWGVGCLELGNSGVPTKEIMEKMEENEVGLWNSMVEEANHIEQGGCVKDNEVEFGDFVKHLEDKLREKKTEFVSPVKVEIEGDDYEEYHRTDLLYQMGLFHDPNNTLLLSNYAQFLCLVSQDYDRAEECFKRAIQLDSTDAEVMIQYANFLWVVRKDLWGAEERFQQAMAAEPDNSFYASKYASFLWSTGGDDTCYPLDSPTGKS